Within the Gloeobacter kilaueensis JS1 genome, the region TGAACTATCAGCTTGCTCCAGCCACGCCTCCAACTCAGCTGCAATCTTTTGCATAACCGACGAACCTCATCTCTATCAGCTGCAATCTATACAAACATAGTAGCCTTTTTACTACGAATGTAACTGTTCAGGTGCTGGTTTCCGGGATCAGTGACGGTTGAGCAAAACCCCCATGATAGGTTGCCTGCAACGCTCGCACGAAAAACTCCATCGCCGAGCGGCCCTGCCGCCGACACGATTGGATCACACTCAACAAGTCCGCCGTCTGGGCATACCCTGCCTGCGACCGGCTTCCTCCCGACACTTTGCGCCGGGTCACAGCCAAGCGTAAGTTCCGCTCCGACAGATTGTTGTCCGGACGCACCGCCGGATTCGACAAAAACTGCCACCACTGCCCAGCGCGCTCCTGCAACGAGCGCAGCAGTTTGCTCCCTGCATAGGCTGCTTTCGGTTGCCAGGTGCGGATCGCCTGCTCCACCCGCACCCGAAACTGCTGCCCCCAACTTTGCCAACTCGCGCTGTCCCCGTCCTGCTGCCACTGCCGGTAGCGCTTGAACGCTTCGTCAATCAGCTCAATGAAGACCGCGCCGATGCCTGCTGGCTCGGCTGGATGGAGGGCGAGTTTTTTGAAATGCCGCCGCAGATGGGCCAGACACTTTTGCTGCGCCTGCACCTGATAGCCGTTGTAGGCACTGAAGTCATCACTGACGAGGGTGCCACAAAAGCGCTCGCCCAACCGACCACGCAGTTCCAAACGCGAGCGCGTCTGCCCGGCATGAAATAGACTCAGCCGCTCGCTGCCAAAGTGCCACAACCACTCTTTACACCCAGCCACCGGCCAGGGCGTCTCATCCACATACACCACCGCCTCAGTGGCCAGATGCTGCCAGGCCGCCTGCACACTGGCAGCGACCGCCAGGGCCGTGCGCTCCTTGACTGCCGCCAGCGTCCCCACCGCAGGCCGCCAGCCGCACAAGCTCTCGACGAATTCGGCTTGTTTGTCCAGACTGAGATGGCCGTAGTGGCCCAACCAACTCAGCACCGCCATGAGCGTGGCATCCAGCTCAAAGTGACCGACCAGACGGCTGGGCCACTTTGGGGTGTGGGTGCTCCGGCAGTGCGTACAGCATCCAGTCGGGCGGCGAAACTCGACGATTTCGAGAGGCCGCTCGGCAAAACAGGCCACCTGCCGCGCTTCGACGCTCAGGGTCTGCCACTGCCTCCCGCCGCACTGGGGACACTCCCCCAGCGAGACCGCTTCCAAACGGTCTGGGGTGCCGAAGCCTTTGCGGGTTTTGCCCTGATGGCCGGGCTGAGCACCCGGTTTTCTTTTCGGAACCTTGGGTTCTCCTTCGGGCTTGGGTTTGGGTGATTCGGGCTTTGTGAGGAGGTCTGCGGAGGGGGGACGGCTTGAGGTGGTGCTGTCGGTGGCCAGACGGGTTTGCAACTGTTCAACGATGCCCCCCAGGCGGGTAATGTACTCCAGCAACAAGTCAATCGCCTGCGGCTGGGGCATCTGCAATAACTCGTCACGGCTGGGCAGGGGTGGTAACGCACTCATACCGAAAGCGTACAGTCTGTTATCGCTCCGTCAAGACCAGCACGTGAATGCTTACCTACGAATAGCCGTGGCAGAACAGAAGTTGCAGCAGCCGTGCCTCGTACTGAACTGCCACGGATTCTGGATCTTAGAAAAGAAAAAGCATTTCTCGCTTTCTCCTCTCAATTGGGTTGAAGGTGCTTGAAAGCCTAACCCACTGTTACCTGGTTGGTCTCGACGGCGGTTGCGCCGTTGACGCCTCTGGCTACCGCCACCAGCTTGGTGAGGATGGCCTGGTTGGGCACTTTGCCCTTCAAGACGACCGTGCTGCCGGTCTGGGCAACGTAGATCGTGTCGATATCATCTACCTCTGGATCGTTGTCGAAGGCAAGCGCAACGCGCTTGGCAAGTCCACTCTGGTCGTACTCACCGTGCAGGCCGACCCGCTCGGGCGCGACCGTCTCACCGGAGGGGGTGGTGGGAGCCTGAGCCGGGGCAGCGGCGGCCTGGGGCGGTTTTTCAAGACCAAATAGACGCTGTAGCCATCCCATATCGTCTGAGTCCATGCGAAACGACTTTTCCCCAGCATATTAACCGTGCGGGACCGAAAAACGTCCCCAAAGACAGATGTTGTAATCTCACGATCCCACTCTTCAATAAACTTTTATCAGGTGGGATGTATACAGCGCGACATCACGGGCGCAATCCTCTCTGGGGGCACCGGTGAGCAGGACAGTCTCCGATTCCGCCATACTTGGTATGGAAAAAGGACAAGGAAGAAGCGGTGGTCGATTCTCAACTGACAGCCGGTGAGGGCGAGGGTATCGTCGCCCAGTTGCATCTGCTCGTCCGGGCCCGTGCAGCACTCATCTACATCGTCTCGCCCGAAGAAGGACCGGTGGAGGCGGCCCTCGAACAGGTGGCGGCCCTCGATCGGCCATCGCGCCGCATCCGCCGCTGGGATGTGGTGGCAGGCTGGGAGGACACAGGCCAGGCAAAGGGAGCAGCGATTCAGGCGCTCGAGCAGGTGCGCGCCGCCGCCGATGAGCCGGTGCTCTTTTTAATCAGAGACCTGCACCCGGCGCTCAGCAATCCCCTGGCCGCTCAAAATTATCCGGTGGTGCGCGCCCTCAAAAAACTGGCGATCGATCTTAAAGACAAGCGCAAGACGGTGATCTTGCTCAGCCATACGGTGGCGGTGCCCGCCGAGCTGCGCGAGGAGATGGTCGTCGTCGATTTTCCGCTGCCCACTGCCGCTGAAATTCGCCGCCTTTTGCGCACGAGCGTGCCCGCCGAGCAGTACCAGATTCAAGATCTGGCCGAGGAGCAACTGGTGCGTGCCTGCCAGGGTCTTTCGCGCACCCGCATCCGCCGGGTACTGGCCCGTGCCCTCGCCGCCAACGAGCGCGTGAGCGAGGGTGACATCGACCTGGTGCTCGAAGAAAAAAAACAGTACGTCCGGCAGACGGAGGTGCTCGAATTTTATCCGGCCCGCGACTCACTCAAAAGCGTCGGCGGCCTCGAAAACCTCAAAAGCTGGGTGCGCGAGCGGCGGGGCAGCTTCAGCGAAGGGGCGCGGCGCTACGGCCTGCCCAACCCAAAAGGCGTGCTCCTGGTGGGCATCCAGGGCACCGGCAAATCCCTTTCGGCCCGCACGATCGCCTGCGAGTGGCGGATGCCACTGCTCAGGCTCGACGCCGGTCGCCTCTTCGGCGGGCTGGTCGGGGAATCGGAAAGCCGGGTGCGCCAGATGATTCAGATTGCCGAGGCGATGAGCCCCTGCGTGCTCTGGATCGACGAAGTGGACAAAGCTTTT harbors:
- a CDS encoding AAA family ATPase — translated: MVDSQLTAGEGEGIVAQLHLLVRARAALIYIVSPEEGPVEAALEQVAALDRPSRRIRRWDVVAGWEDTGQAKGAAIQALEQVRAAADEPVLFLIRDLHPALSNPLAAQNYPVVRALKKLAIDLKDKRKTVILLSHTVAVPAELREEMVVVDFPLPTAAEIRRLLRTSVPAEQYQIQDLAEEQLVRACQGLSRTRIRRVLARALAANERVSEGDIDLVLEEKKQYVRQTEVLEFYPARDSLKSVGGLENLKSWVRERRGSFSEGARRYGLPNPKGVLLVGIQGTGKSLSARTIACEWRMPLLRLDAGRLFGGLVGESESRVRQMIQIAEAMSPCVLWIDEVDKAFGGVDASASGDSGTSKRVFGSLITWMQEKTTPVFIVATANNVEVLPAEFLRKGRFDEIFFLNLPNLSERQAIFQVHLQRLRPQRLREFDLKALAAHTQNFSGAEIEQVIVDAMHLAFNSRPGREFSMEDIFHSVEQTVPLASIARQQIARLKRWAAQSGARTASIDTELSQEIQAIAARHGLDSVEIDDP
- the tnpC gene encoding IS66 family transposase — translated: MSALPPLPSRDELLQMPQPQAIDLLLEYITRLGGIVEQLQTRLATDSTTSSRPPSADLLTKPESPKPKPEGEPKVPKRKPGAQPGHQGKTRKGFGTPDRLEAVSLGECPQCGGRQWQTLSVEARQVACFAERPLEIVEFRRPTGCCTHCRSTHTPKWPSRLVGHFELDATLMAVLSWLGHYGHLSLDKQAEFVESLCGWRPAVGTLAAVKERTALAVAASVQAAWQHLATEAVVYVDETPWPVAGCKEWLWHFGSERLSLFHAGQTRSRLELRGRLGERFCGTLVSDDFSAYNGYQVQAQQKCLAHLRRHFKKLALHPAEPAGIGAVFIELIDEAFKRYRQWQQDGDSASWQSWGQQFRVRVEQAIRTWQPKAAYAGSKLLRSLQERAGQWWQFLSNPAVRPDNNLSERNLRLAVTRRKVSGGSRSQAGYAQTADLLSVIQSCRRQGRSAMEFFVRALQATYHGGFAQPSLIPETST
- a CDS encoding BON domain-containing protein translates to MGWLQRLFGLEKPPQAAAAPAQAPTTPSGETVAPERVGLHGEYDQSGLAKRVALAFDNDPEVDDIDTIYVAQTGSTVVLKGKVPNQAILTKLVAVARGVNGATAVETNQVTVG